The following are from one region of the Lytechinus variegatus isolate NC3 chromosome 4, Lvar_3.0, whole genome shotgun sequence genome:
- the LOC121412734 gene encoding rhamnose-binding lectin-like, producing MARNFLFCVFCMLYLGRTAATVVRSCEGNSLSLSCASGFVISINRANYGRTTGSETCPHPMILVTECYASNSKAIARDLCNGQASCTLYATNDAFGDPCVGTYKYLDVDYTCRRSNSIIVEEPTCVDGLECKTKRACEGGALSLSCSSGSVINIIKANYGRTNGPEACPHKMIQTTSCFASGSANAMRNLCNGQTSCTVPATNSFFGDPCVGTYKYLEAAYTCEDGPEMKRICEGGALSLSCPAESPTIFISNAMYGRQAAGSQICPHRSIQTTNCAASNSLDTARSTCHGRSDCTLDASNRIFGDPCSGTYKYLEVGYTCARRVRACERNAVQIVCPSGQKIEILDALYGRMEGGDVCPHLLVFNQNCRASSSLRIVKDRCNGLTTCTVAASNSIFGEPCLGTFKYLEVLYDCKQ from the coding sequence TTGTGAGGAGTTGTGAGGGAAATTCTCTGTCTCTATCCTGTGCCTCCGGGTTCGTGATCAGTATCAACAGGGCCAACTATGGCAGGACAACCGGAAGTGAGACCTGTCCTCATCCCATGATCTTGGTGACGGAATGCTACGCATCCAATTCAAAAGCCATCGCAAGGGACCTCTGTAATGGACAGGCAAGCTGTACCTTGTATGCAACCAACGATGCATTTGGGGACCCCTGTGTGGGTACTTACAAGTACCTTGATGTCGACTACACGTGCAGGAGATCAAACAGCATTATAGTGGAAGAACCTACTTGTGTAGATGGATTGGAATGCAAAACAAAACGCGCTTGTGAAGGTGGCGCTCTCTCCTTATCCTGCTCTTCTGGCTCAGTGATCAATATCATCAAAGCCAACTATGGCCGTACGAATGGACCAGAGGCTTGCCCGCATAAAATGATCCAGACAACGTCATGTTTTGCATCTGGTTCCGCAAACGCAATGAGGAACCTCTGCAATGGACAGACAAGCTGTACCGTTCCTGCGACCAATTCCTTTTTCGGCGATCCATGCGTCGGCACGTACAAGTATCTTGAAGCAGCCTATACTTGTGAGGATGGCCCTGAAATGAAACGAATCTGTGAAGGAGGTGCCCTTAGTCTCAGCTGCCCTGCTGAATCACCGACTATTTTCATATCAAACGCTATGTACGGCCGCCAGGCCGCCGGATCTCAGATCTGTCCCCATAGAAGTATCCAGACAACCAACTGCGCTGCTTCCAATTCTCTTGATACTGCCCGATCAACCTGCCATGGTCGGTCCGACTGTACATTGGATGCCTCGAATCGTATTTTCGGTGATCCCTGTTCAGGCACCTACAAGTATTTAGAGGTTGGGTACACTTGTGCTCGCCGAGTTCGTGCCTGTGAGCGTAACGCAGTTCAGATCGTTTGTCCATCCGGACAAAAGATCGAGATCCTTGACGCTCTCTATGGCCGTATGGAAGGAGGGGACGTCTGTCCTCACCTACTTGTCTTTAATCAAAATTGTCGTGCATCTTCGTCCCTGCGCATCGTGAAGGATAGATGCAATGGACTGACCACCTGTACAGTCGCAGCCAGTAATAGTATCTTTGGAGAACCTTGTTTGGGTACCTTTAAATACTTAGAAGTTCTCTATGACTGTAAACAGTAG